A window of Ruania suaedae contains these coding sequences:
- a CDS encoding ABC transporter substrate-binding protein has product MKRTMLTGAAALAATALTLTACSGGDDTGSGGEGDASNVDSISLAGWSLSTTPEFQVLADAYNEQNPDVTVELKEYDATEYDTQMVADLAAGSAPDMYVLKNLKNFVTYEDGGQLLDVSDVVSEIDGDLAGIDAYTVDGTTYAVPYRQDAWYLYYNKDLFDEAGVDYPDGSWTWDDYAENAEELSDALGGDALGTYQHSWQSTLQGFANAQDPEADVLSGNWEYLVPWYERVLELQENDAQMSFGAITTNSVTYQSQFGTQQAAMMPMGSWYVATLLAQQESGDAEEFDWGFAPAPQMDASTTETPVTFADPTGIGVNPAVDADTAAAAKDFLAFVASEDAATALAEIGITPAVTNEAVTETFFSIEGIPTDETSQFTFSTHEVLPENPVSADTATLQNILNDAHSEILSGGSSPEDAIADAMDRAQSEVLG; this is encoded by the coding sequence ATGAAGCGCACCATGCTGACCGGCGCAGCCGCCCTGGCTGCCACAGCACTGACCCTGACCGCCTGCAGCGGCGGCGACGACACCGGGAGCGGCGGTGAGGGGGATGCGTCGAACGTCGACTCCATCAGCCTCGCCGGCTGGAGCCTGAGCACCACCCCTGAGTTCCAGGTGCTGGCCGACGCCTACAACGAGCAGAACCCGGACGTCACGGTCGAGCTCAAGGAGTACGACGCCACCGAGTACGACACCCAGATGGTGGCGGACCTGGCTGCGGGCTCGGCCCCGGACATGTACGTGCTGAAGAACCTCAAGAACTTCGTCACCTACGAGGACGGCGGGCAGCTGCTCGACGTCAGCGACGTGGTCTCGGAGATCGACGGGGACCTGGCCGGGATCGACGCCTACACCGTGGACGGCACCACCTACGCGGTGCCCTACCGCCAGGACGCCTGGTACCTGTACTACAACAAGGACCTCTTCGACGAGGCCGGCGTGGACTACCCCGACGGCTCGTGGACGTGGGACGACTACGCCGAGAACGCCGAGGAGCTCTCCGACGCGCTCGGCGGCGATGCGCTCGGGACCTACCAGCACAGCTGGCAGTCCACGCTCCAGGGCTTCGCCAACGCGCAGGACCCCGAGGCCGATGTGCTCTCCGGCAACTGGGAGTACCTGGTGCCCTGGTACGAGCGCGTGCTCGAGCTGCAGGAGAACGACGCGCAGATGAGCTTCGGTGCGATCACCACCAACTCGGTGACCTACCAGTCCCAGTTCGGCACCCAGCAGGCCGCGATGATGCCGATGGGTTCCTGGTACGTGGCCACGCTGCTCGCCCAGCAGGAGAGCGGCGACGCGGAGGAGTTCGACTGGGGCTTCGCCCCGGCACCGCAGATGGACGCCAGCACCACCGAGACGCCCGTCACCTTCGCCGACCCGACCGGTATCGGCGTCAACCCGGCCGTCGACGCCGACACCGCTGCTGCCGCGAAGGACTTCCTGGCGTTCGTGGCCAGTGAGGACGCCGCCACGGCGCTCGCCGAGATCGGCATCACCCCGGCCGTCACCAACGAGGCCGTCACGGAGACCTTCTTCTCCATCGAGGGCATCCCCACCGACGAGACCTCGCAGTTCACCTTCTCCACCCACGAGGTGCTCCCGGAGAACCCGGTCTCGGCCGACACCGCCACGCTGCAGAACATCCTGAACGACGCGCACTCGGAGATCCTCTCCGGTGGATCCTCCCCGGAGGACGCCATCGCCGACGCGATGGACCGGGCGC
- a CDS encoding DUF2264 domain-containing protein produces MSNRVRTRAELVAFTDRLLAAVEPYRSPAGSLITLPGTPGGYGTAVDGLEGFARTLLAAGFRAAGDGHDDGARLEPYARGLAAGTDPHHPQRWVRPTEHPQAKVEAASLALILDLTRPWLWDSLDARTQEQVVDYLAEVVGDETYPRCNWLWFRIAVETFLRSVDGPHRLSDIQDDLALHEEFYEREGWYRDGDERSYDHYIGWAMHLYPTLWARMAGAEDLAAPRAEVDRERLDRFLTDAVHLIGTDGAPLIQGRSLIYRFAAAGPFWAGALAQVPSVPLGTLRRAGLAVVDHFAAHVPNERGLLDLGWHRPWRALAQSYSGTGSPYWASKGLLGLALPADHPVWSAPEHPLPHEESDTLRTIAAPGWAVSATAADGVVRLANHGTDHALPGSTGGDSPLYARLAYSTATFPMLHADAWQNPADQSVVLTDGSGRRSHRSGMTALEVDASDSTVATVAASRANAHWLRPAEQQQLHGSGAQGEATDAGTITTISVLHGAWEVRLIHLESPAPEASALEAGGWALSDDSGVQTQALPTPGQSADAPPAVGNLLRSTAHEAALLGLHGWTAHRTEHHDDVTPLGAHTCVGILSTAPAPGWYALALGLAGSDQLPPPPSVRLEPSLTARIEWADGSGTTVDLGGAPTDTTKNTPTPIRARDLKERITQ; encoded by the coding sequence ATGAGCAACCGCGTCCGTACCCGCGCCGAGCTGGTCGCCTTCACCGACCGGCTGCTGGCCGCCGTCGAGCCGTACCGCTCCCCCGCCGGCTCGCTGATCACCCTGCCGGGCACCCCCGGCGGGTACGGCACCGCCGTGGACGGCCTGGAAGGCTTCGCCCGCACCCTCCTGGCGGCCGGCTTCCGTGCTGCGGGAGACGGTCACGACGACGGCGCCCGGCTCGAGCCGTACGCCCGCGGCCTGGCCGCCGGGACCGACCCGCACCACCCCCAGCGCTGGGTCCGGCCCACCGAGCACCCGCAGGCCAAGGTCGAGGCCGCCTCGCTCGCCCTGATCCTGGACCTGACCCGTCCCTGGCTGTGGGACAGCCTCGACGCGCGCACCCAGGAGCAGGTCGTCGACTACCTCGCCGAGGTGGTCGGGGACGAGACCTACCCGCGCTGCAACTGGCTGTGGTTCCGCATCGCCGTCGAGACCTTCCTACGCTCGGTCGACGGGCCCCACCGGCTCTCCGACATCCAGGACGATCTCGCCCTGCACGAGGAGTTCTACGAGCGCGAGGGCTGGTACCGCGACGGCGACGAACGCTCCTACGACCACTACATCGGCTGGGCCATGCACCTGTACCCCACCCTGTGGGCGCGCATGGCCGGCGCCGAGGACCTGGCCGCACCCCGCGCCGAGGTCGACCGCGAGCGTCTGGACCGCTTCCTCACCGACGCCGTGCACCTGATCGGCACCGACGGCGCCCCCCTGATCCAGGGCCGCAGCCTCATCTACCGCTTCGCCGCGGCCGGGCCGTTCTGGGCCGGCGCCCTGGCGCAGGTGCCCTCGGTGCCGCTGGGCACCCTGCGCCGCGCCGGCCTCGCGGTGGTGGACCACTTCGCCGCCCACGTGCCGAACGAACGCGGCCTGCTCGACCTGGGCTGGCACCGCCCGTGGCGCGCCCTGGCCCAGTCCTACTCCGGAACCGGCTCCCCCTACTGGGCGAGCAAAGGCCTGCTCGGGCTGGCCCTGCCCGCCGATCACCCGGTGTGGAGCGCCCCGGAGCACCCGCTCCCGCACGAGGAGTCGGACACCCTGCGCACCATCGCCGCCCCGGGCTGGGCGGTCAGCGCCACCGCCGCCGACGGCGTGGTGCGCCTGGCCAACCACGGCACCGACCACGCCCTGCCGGGCAGCACCGGTGGCGACTCGCCGCTGTACGCGCGCCTGGCCTACTCCACCGCGACCTTCCCGATGCTGCACGCCGATGCCTGGCAGAACCCGGCCGACCAGTCCGTGGTGCTCACCGACGGCTCCGGCCGTCGCAGCCACCGCAGCGGCATGACCGCCCTGGAGGTGGACGCCTCGGACAGCACGGTGGCCACCGTGGCCGCCTCCCGCGCGAACGCCCACTGGTTGCGCCCCGCCGAGCAGCAGCAGCTGCACGGCTCCGGCGCCCAGGGAGAGGCCACCGACGCCGGGACGATCACCACCATCTCGGTCCTGCACGGGGCCTGGGAGGTGCGCCTGATCCACCTCGAGAGCCCCGCCCCCGAGGCGAGCGCGCTCGAGGCGGGCGGCTGGGCGCTCTCGGACGACTCCGGCGTCCAGACCCAGGCCCTGCCCACGCCGGGGCAGAGCGCGGACGCACCCCCCGCCGTCGGGAATCTGCTGCGCAGCACCGCCCACGAGGCCGCCCTGCTCGGCCTGCACGGCTGGACGGCGCACCGCACCGAGCACCACGACGACGTCACCCCCCTCGGCGCGCACACCTGCGTCGGCATCCTCAGTACTGCACCGGCGCCGGGCTGGTACGCCCTCGCGCTCGGTCTGGCCGGTAGCGACCAGCTGCCGCCGCCACCCTCCGTCCGTCTCGAGCCGAGCCTGACAGCCCGGATCGAGTGGGCGGACGGCTCCGGTACCACCGTCGATCTCGGCGGGGCACCCACGGACACCACGAAAAACACCCCCACGCCCATCCGGGCACGAGACCTCAAGGAGAGGATCACGCAATGA
- a CDS encoding hydroxyacid dehydrogenase: MATIRPLTAAVMAPATFRRQFARAELQRLSDLAILADPVCVESIEAIGAERLAETEVLLTSWGCPPITDAQLDAAPRLRAIIHAAGSVRGLVPDSVHARGITVTSAAEMNAVPVAEYTLAAIILAGKRALPLAAHGRLHPGTWESSFGDDSLSNYGRTIGLVGLSKIGRRVLDLLRVLDHGPVLVADPCADPAEVRRLGAELLPLHDVLTRAEILSLHAPLLPSTHHMIGAAELGLLPDGATVINTARGALIDHDALLVECMAGRLDAILDVTDPEPLPAEHPLLGLGNVTVTPHLAGSLGTETRRLAQFALDGLEALAAGRPLPGAVTGETAAVSA, from the coding sequence GTGGCGACCATCCGCCCCCTCACCGCTGCGGTGATGGCACCGGCAACCTTCCGGCGACAGTTCGCACGAGCCGAGCTGCAGCGTCTGAGCGACCTCGCCATTCTCGCTGACCCGGTCTGCGTCGAGAGCATCGAGGCGATCGGCGCCGAGCGCCTCGCCGAGACCGAGGTGCTGCTCACCTCCTGGGGATGCCCGCCGATCACCGACGCCCAGCTCGACGCCGCCCCGCGCCTGCGCGCGATCATCCACGCCGCCGGCAGCGTCCGCGGACTGGTCCCCGACAGCGTGCACGCCCGCGGCATCACCGTCACCTCCGCCGCCGAGATGAACGCGGTGCCGGTGGCCGAGTACACCCTCGCCGCGATCATCCTCGCCGGCAAGCGAGCCCTCCCGCTCGCCGCGCACGGCCGGCTCCACCCCGGCACCTGGGAGAGCTCCTTCGGCGACGACTCCCTCTCCAACTACGGCCGCACCATCGGCCTGGTGGGTCTGTCGAAGATCGGCCGCCGCGTGCTGGATCTGCTCCGCGTGCTCGACCACGGCCCGGTCCTGGTGGCCGACCCGTGCGCCGACCCCGCCGAGGTGCGCCGGCTCGGCGCCGAGCTGCTGCCGCTGCACGACGTCCTGACGCGCGCCGAGATCCTCTCGCTGCACGCCCCGCTGCTGCCCTCGACCCATCACATGATCGGCGCCGCCGAGCTGGGCCTGCTCCCCGACGGCGCGACCGTCATCAACACCGCCCGCGGCGCGCTGATCGATCACGACGCCCTGCTGGTGGAGTGCATGGCCGGCCGGCTGGACGCGATCCTCGACGTGACCGACCCCGAGCCCCTGCCCGCCGAGCACCCCCTGCTGGGACTGGGCAACGTCACCGTCACCCCGCACCTGGCCGGCTCGCTCGGTACCGAGACCCGCCGGCTGGCCCAGTTCGCCCTCGACGGCCTCGAGGCCCTGGCCGCCGGCCGGCCGCTGCCCGGCGCCGTCACCGGCGAGACCGCGGCGGTGAGCGCATGA
- a CDS encoding LacI family DNA-binding transcriptional regulator: MAQTSNEGRRPPMGSRQAEVLAAVSDRGTVRVTELAEELGVTPVTVRRAVSDLADAGLVRRVHGGATAVGPRVSNGSAGPVGATVGMLVPSLDYYWPDVARGAEEEAKRLGLRVRLRGSVYQAADERGDLERLVEAGADGLLIAPTLDGPGGELVREWLADAPVPVVLMERTASVGAVQRSVESVITDHSDGITMAVHHLVGQGHRTIGVALSQDSPHAPRLRTDWLAACADHGLDAPAAVDRRIPDRREPDFDSTIESIVADVIATGTTALLVHSDPEAIRLIQCAQERGLSVPGDLSVISYDDQVAAMSAPALTAVRPPRRTIGRTAVGLLAARMADAGRPVHRVLVSPTLMVRDSSGPPNEA, translated from the coding sequence ATGGCGCAGACGTCGAACGAGGGACGACGGCCCCCGATGGGGTCGCGCCAGGCCGAGGTGCTGGCGGCGGTCTCGGACCGGGGAACGGTCCGGGTGACCGAGCTCGCCGAGGAGCTCGGCGTCACTCCGGTGACGGTGCGCCGCGCCGTCTCGGACCTGGCCGATGCCGGGCTGGTTCGCCGCGTGCACGGGGGAGCGACCGCCGTCGGGCCCCGGGTCTCGAACGGATCCGCCGGACCGGTGGGCGCCACCGTCGGGATGCTGGTGCCCTCACTCGATTACTACTGGCCGGACGTGGCGCGCGGCGCCGAGGAGGAGGCCAAGCGTCTCGGCCTGCGGGTGCGCCTGCGCGGCTCGGTCTACCAGGCGGCCGACGAGCGCGGTGATCTGGAGCGACTCGTGGAGGCCGGCGCCGACGGCCTGCTCATCGCGCCGACCCTCGACGGCCCCGGCGGTGAGCTCGTGCGGGAGTGGCTCGCGGACGCGCCGGTGCCGGTGGTGCTGATGGAGCGCACCGCCTCGGTGGGGGCGGTGCAGCGCTCGGTGGAGTCGGTGATCACCGACCACTCCGACGGCATCACGATGGCCGTCCATCACCTGGTGGGCCAGGGGCATCGCACGATCGGGGTGGCGCTGAGCCAGGACTCCCCGCACGCGCCGCGGTTGCGCACGGACTGGCTGGCGGCCTGTGCGGATCACGGGCTGGATGCCCCGGCTGCGGTGGACCGGCGGATCCCCGACCGGCGCGAACCCGACTTCGATTCGACGATCGAGTCGATCGTGGCGGACGTGATCGCCACCGGCACTACGGCGCTGCTCGTGCACTCCGACCCCGAGGCCATCCGGTTGATCCAGTGCGCGCAGGAGCGCGGCCTGAGCGTGCCCGGTGACCTGTCGGTGATCTCCTACGACGACCAGGTGGCCGCGATGTCCGCGCCGGCGCTGACGGCCGTGCGCCCGCCCCGGCGCACGATCGGACGCACGGCGGTGGGTCTGCTCGCGGCGCGGATGGCGGATGCCGGACGGCCGGTGCACCGGGTGCTCGTGAGCCCGACGCTGATGGTGCGGGACTCGAGCGGGCCGCCGAACGAGGCCTGA
- a CDS encoding AMIN-like domain-containing (lipo)protein — MDYSLPRPEPGAFVPYDYASQIQEQSGGGLELLDLRAAAHDGFDRFVAEYVLPHGYSGDPGLYVAYVDCAGSQGPVGEIPITGTDILQVSIIGASPRVSDDGVWAETPEIDAPGAAITDIDYQEQTGGSHVLHLGVGHDRADFRVFSLTDPTRVVVDVAHPD, encoded by the coding sequence ATGGACTACTCGCTCCCGAGGCCCGAGCCCGGCGCGTTCGTGCCCTACGACTATGCCAGTCAGATTCAGGAGCAGAGTGGCGGTGGCCTCGAACTACTCGACCTCCGGGCCGCGGCGCACGACGGGTTCGACCGGTTCGTCGCCGAGTACGTCCTTCCTCATGGCTACAGCGGCGACCCGGGCCTCTACGTGGCCTACGTCGACTGCGCGGGCTCGCAAGGACCGGTTGGGGAGATTCCCATCACCGGTACCGACATCCTGCAGGTGTCCATCATCGGCGCCTCCCCGCGCGTCTCGGACGACGGAGTCTGGGCAGAGACACCCGAGATCGACGCTCCCGGGGCCGCCATCACCGACATCGACTACCAGGAACAGACCGGCGGCTCTCACGTTCTTCACCTCGGCGTCGGCCACGATCGCGCCGACTTCCGCGTCTTCTCCCTCACTGATCCGACCCGCGTGGTGGTCGACGTCGCCCACCCCGACTGA
- a CDS encoding type II toxin-antitoxin system VapC family toxin, whose product MTPLFLDPAILLLAIGGEHPDRDPCRRIVESAAAGRLRLHMSVEGGQEFLFHRMRRGDRGQALAAFDTIRSMVIWHDFTSEVLLAARDLVAASPIRGRDAVHAATAANAGFTRIVSTDADFDALPALVRVHPADLESPAAGM is encoded by the coding sequence GTGACGCCGCTCTTCCTGGACCCGGCGATCCTGTTGCTCGCCATCGGTGGCGAGCACCCGGACCGAGACCCCTGCCGAAGGATCGTCGAGAGTGCTGCGGCCGGCAGGCTGCGGCTGCACATGAGCGTCGAAGGCGGGCAGGAGTTCCTCTTCCACCGGATGAGGCGTGGTGATCGTGGCCAGGCGCTTGCCGCCTTTGATACCATCCGGTCGATGGTGATCTGGCACGACTTCACCTCGGAGGTCCTGCTGGCTGCCCGGGACCTGGTCGCCGCCTCGCCGATACGGGGGCGTGACGCGGTCCACGCCGCCACCGCTGCGAACGCCGGCTTCACCCGCATCGTCTCGACCGATGCGGACTTCGACGCCCTGCCGGCACTGGTGCGGGTCCACCCCGCGGACCTCGAGTCTCCAGCAGCCGGTATGTGA
- a CDS encoding alpha-L-fucosidase gives MTVHHPSPSLAQLAWQRLELGLFFHVGVNTFAGKEWSDGTLPASSFDPTDLDAGQWVRTAKEAGARYVVLTAKHHDGFCLWPTATTDYSVASSPWRGGQGDLVAEVAEACRAEGVGLGLYLSPWDRHAPEYPDPQAYDALYLAQLRELCTGYGDLVELWFDGAGSAGRSYDWDAIMALVAELQPDAMVFNMGTPTIRWIGNEDGLAADPVRYAVDTASLDNYTETVIRLGEARYVPPEADVSIRRGWFWAADDGPKSVEHLLAVYYRSVGLGANLLLNVPPDTRGLLDDADVERLRELRAALDSRFGSPVAGVLTQMADGVWQVDFQAPVTFDHLDLAEELSAGQRVTAHRVSVEGADLDGDVLLAEAGTVGHRRLHAHPPVTAQRLRVTCVGEGSALAGVSVHHAGTHGVPQIEYLAPTDEPE, from the coding sequence GTGACAGTCCACCACCCCTCCCCCTCGCTCGCCCAGCTCGCCTGGCAGCGCCTCGAGCTCGGCCTCTTCTTCCACGTGGGGGTCAACACCTTCGCGGGCAAGGAATGGAGCGACGGCACCCTGCCCGCCTCCTCCTTCGACCCCACCGACCTCGACGCCGGCCAGTGGGTGCGCACCGCCAAGGAAGCCGGGGCCCGGTACGTGGTGCTCACCGCCAAGCACCACGACGGGTTCTGCCTCTGGCCCACCGCCACCACCGACTACTCGGTGGCGTCCTCTCCCTGGCGGGGCGGGCAGGGCGACCTGGTGGCCGAGGTGGCCGAGGCCTGCCGGGCCGAGGGCGTCGGGCTCGGGCTGTACCTGTCCCCGTGGGACCGGCACGCCCCGGAGTACCCGGACCCGCAGGCCTACGACGCGCTCTACCTCGCCCAGCTGCGCGAGCTGTGCACGGGCTACGGCGATCTGGTGGAACTGTGGTTCGACGGCGCCGGCTCGGCGGGTCGCAGCTATGACTGGGACGCGATCATGGCGCTGGTGGCCGAGCTGCAGCCGGACGCGATGGTGTTCAACATGGGCACGCCGACAATCCGGTGGATCGGGAACGAGGACGGACTGGCCGCCGATCCGGTGCGCTACGCCGTCGACACCGCCAGCCTGGACAACTACACCGAGACCGTCATCCGGCTGGGCGAGGCGCGCTATGTGCCACCGGAAGCGGACGTCTCCATCCGGCGCGGCTGGTTCTGGGCGGCCGATGATGGCCCGAAGAGCGTGGAGCACCTGCTCGCGGTCTACTACCGGTCGGTCGGGCTGGGAGCGAACCTGCTGCTGAACGTGCCGCCGGATACGCGCGGGTTGCTCGACGACGCCGATGTCGAGCGGCTGCGGGAGTTGCGCGCCGCGCTGGACTCCCGCTTCGGCTCGCCCGTGGCCGGGGTGCTGACGCAGATGGCCGACGGCGTCTGGCAGGTCGACTTCCAGGCTCCCGTGACCTTCGATCACCTGGATCTCGCGGAGGAGCTGAGCGCGGGCCAGCGCGTCACGGCGCATCGCGTGAGCGTGGAGGGCGCCGACCTCGACGGCGACGTGCTGCTGGCCGAGGCCGGCACGGTCGGGCATCGCCGGCTGCACGCCCATCCGCCTGTGACGGCGCAGCGGCTGCGCGTGACCTGCGTGGGCGAGGGGTCGGCGTTGGCGGGGGTGTCGGTGCACCACGCCGGCACGCACGGGGTGCCGCAGATCGAGTACCTGGCGCCGACCGACGAGCCGGAATAG
- a CDS encoding serine hydrolase domain-containing protein, whose protein sequence is MDRALLEHRLAAHIGPGAIPGLTWYVRDGDQVLTGALGHRDLDAAAPIGTDEAFRIASMTKPVTAALALVLVGDGAVGLAEPVDAHLPELADRRVLRHPHAQIEDTVPAARPITLADLLTGTSGWGMDFTDFSPTPLDAAWAERGIVPGPPAPAGDLSIDAWLTAAADLPLRHQPGERWLYNTPSLLTGLLIERVTGARLGEVMVERLLEPLGMTDTGFWVPPARRDRFGACFGAGTDVYDPADGQWAAIPPRDGGDAGLVSTVSDYGRFADLIRAGGAVGKRRLIPEELVRAMITNQLPAHVLARGGPSPEPGAGWGYGCEVRTTRAASGLAAGSYGWNGGLGSRWFTDPSRGRTGILLTNRMWTSPELPPVFEEFEAMVAAA, encoded by the coding sequence ATGGATCGCGCACTTCTGGAGCACCGGCTCGCCGCCCACATCGGCCCCGGCGCCATCCCCGGCCTGACCTGGTACGTCCGCGACGGTGACCAGGTGCTCACCGGCGCGCTCGGTCACCGCGACCTCGACGCCGCCGCACCGATCGGCACCGACGAGGCGTTCCGTATCGCCTCGATGACCAAACCGGTGACGGCGGCCCTCGCCCTGGTGCTGGTGGGCGACGGTGCCGTAGGGCTCGCCGAGCCCGTCGACGCCCATCTGCCCGAGCTCGCCGACCGGCGGGTGCTGCGCCATCCGCACGCGCAGATCGAGGACACGGTGCCGGCCGCTCGTCCCATCACCCTCGCCGACCTGCTGACCGGCACCAGCGGTTGGGGGATGGACTTCACCGACTTCAGCCCCACCCCGCTCGACGCCGCCTGGGCCGAGCGCGGCATCGTCCCTGGTCCGCCCGCGCCGGCCGGTGACCTCAGCATCGACGCCTGGCTCACCGCCGCCGCCGATCTCCCGCTGCGGCATCAGCCGGGCGAACGCTGGCTCTACAACACGCCCTCGCTCCTCACCGGCCTGCTGATCGAGCGGGTCACCGGCGCCCGGCTCGGGGAGGTGATGGTCGAGCGCCTCCTCGAGCCCCTCGGCATGACCGACACCGGCTTCTGGGTGCCGCCCGCGCGCCGGGACAGGTTCGGCGCCTGCTTCGGCGCCGGCACCGACGTCTACGACCCCGCCGACGGTCAGTGGGCTGCGATCCCACCCCGCGACGGCGGTGACGCCGGCCTGGTCTCCACGGTCAGCGACTACGGACGCTTCGCCGATCTGATCCGGGCCGGGGGCGCCGTCGGGAAGCGCCGGCTGATCCCGGAGGAGCTCGTGCGGGCGATGATCACGAACCAGCTCCCTGCCCACGTGCTCGCGCGCGGCGGCCCATCCCCCGAGCCGGGCGCGGGCTGGGGCTACGGCTGTGAGGTGCGCACCACCCGGGCAGCCAGCGGCCTGGCGGCCGGCAGCTACGGCTGGAACGGCGGCCTCGGCTCGCGCTGGTTCACCGACCCCTCCCGCGGCCGCACCGGCATCCTGCTGACCAACCGGATGTGGACCTCGCCCGAGCTGCCGCCGGTGTTCGAGGAGTTCGAGGCGATGGTGGCCGCGGCGTGA
- a CDS encoding helix-turn-helix transcriptional regulator: MTTSSRTLRLLSLLQAHRYWAGDELAERLGVSLRTLRRDVDRLRDLGYPVQSGRGVGGGYQLAPGAALPPLVLDDDEAVALVVGLQSAAHSGLANVAEASVRALATVVPVLPTRLRRQVEAIGATTDSLRPDAPAGEATDPATLVVLAQACRDAERVRFGYSSASGEATHRHVEPVRLVTVGRRYYLLGYDLDRADWRSFRLDRVREPLPTGSWFRPREVPGGDAAAYVRDGLRRGSPGPQASAELVADADRVREQIGRWFEVTASGPGRCRVHADGVDPEWMAFALAHTGGEILSVEPAEVREVMRTWAGRFTQAVGPPS; encoded by the coding sequence ATGACCACCAGCTCGCGGACCCTCCGCCTGCTGTCCCTGCTGCAGGCCCACCGCTACTGGGCCGGGGACGAACTGGCCGAACGATTGGGTGTCTCCCTCCGCACCCTGCGACGGGACGTCGACCGGCTGCGCGATCTCGGCTACCCGGTGCAGTCCGGCCGCGGCGTGGGTGGCGGCTATCAACTGGCGCCCGGGGCGGCGCTGCCGCCGCTGGTGCTCGACGACGACGAAGCGGTCGCTCTCGTGGTGGGCCTGCAGTCCGCTGCCCACTCCGGGCTGGCGAACGTGGCGGAGGCCTCGGTGCGCGCACTGGCCACCGTCGTCCCGGTGCTGCCCACCCGGCTCCGGCGGCAGGTGGAGGCGATCGGGGCCACCACGGACTCCCTCCGCCCGGACGCCCCCGCGGGCGAGGCGACCGACCCCGCCACGCTCGTGGTGCTCGCGCAGGCGTGCCGGGATGCCGAGCGGGTACGTTTCGGCTACTCCAGCGCCTCCGGCGAGGCCACCCACCGGCACGTAGAGCCCGTGCGCCTGGTCACGGTGGGGCGGCGCTACTACCTCCTGGGTTACGACCTCGACCGCGCCGACTGGCGCAGCTTCCGGCTGGACCGGGTGCGCGAACCCTTACCCACCGGGTCCTGGTTCCGACCGCGCGAGGTCCCCGGTGGGGACGCCGCCGCGTATGTGCGCGACGGCCTGCGCCGCGGGAGCCCGGGCCCGCAGGCGAGCGCCGAGCTCGTCGCCGACGCTGATCGCGTACGCGAGCAGATCGGGCGCTGGTTCGAGGTCACCGCATCCGGCCCGGGCCGGTGCCGGGTGCATGCCGACGGGGTGGACCCGGAGTGGATGGCCTTCGCCCTGGCTCACACCGGCGGCGAGATCCTCTCGGTGGAGCCGGCCGAGGTGCGCGAGGTGATGCGCACCTGGGCGGGCCGGTTCACCCAGGCCGTAGGGCCGCCGTCGTGA
- a CDS encoding DinB family protein has product MTESTMATVTTALTGERGDLLHALTNARHFLRFTARELTDEQARTRTTASELTIGGLIKHVSAAELNWREFVRRGRSALPWDGIDFADPAPGLYEDWAGEFRLLPGERLAEVLDRYAEIAAATDQALAEADLDLIQDLPQAPWFNDTAWSNRRAFLHIIAETAQHAGHADIIRESLDGAKSMG; this is encoded by the coding sequence ATGACCGAGTCCACGATGGCCACCGTCACCACCGCACTGACCGGCGAGCGCGGTGATCTGCTGCATGCCCTGACCAACGCCCGGCACTTCCTGCGCTTCACCGCCCGCGAGCTCACCGACGAGCAGGCCCGCACGCGGACCACGGCGAGTGAGCTGACGATCGGTGGACTGATCAAGCACGTCAGCGCTGCGGAGCTGAACTGGCGCGAGTTCGTGCGGCGCGGCCGGTCGGCGCTGCCGTGGGACGGAATCGACTTCGCCGACCCCGCACCGGGGCTGTACGAGGACTGGGCCGGCGAGTTCCGGCTGTTGCCGGGGGAGAGGCTCGCGGAGGTGCTGGACCGCTACGCCGAGATCGCTGCCGCTACCGACCAGGCGCTCGCCGAGGCAGACCTCGATCTCATCCAGGACCTCCCGCAGGCGCCCTGGTTCAACGACACGGCATGGTCGAACCGGCGAGCGTTCCTGCACATCATCGCCGAGACGGCCCAGCACGCCGGGCACGCCGACATCATCCGCGAGTCCCTGGACGGGGCGAAGAGCATGGGGTGA